One Pseudomonas sp. C27(2019) DNA window includes the following coding sequences:
- the ppsA gene encoding phosphoenolpyruvate synthase, whose protein sequence is MVEYVVSLDKLGNHDVERVGGKNASLGEMISNLAGAGVSVPGGFATTAQAYRDFIDTNNLDARIHDLLDTLDIDDVNALAKAGTQIRQWILDSDFPAQLDSDIRSAFAEMANGNDNMAVAVRSSATAEDLPDASFAGQQETFLNIRGVDNVIHAAKEVFASLFNDRAISYRVHQGFDHRDVALSVGVQRMVRSETATAGVMFSLDTESGFRDVVFITGAYGLGETVVQGAVNPDEFYVHKQTLAAGRPAVLRRNLGSKALKMVYGSDASAGKSINTIDVDPAERMRFCLTDAEVTNLAQQAVIIEQHYGCPMDIEWAKDGDDGKLYIVQARPETVKSRSNLNVMERYLLKEQSTVLVEGRAIGQRIGSGPVRIIRDVSEMDKVQPGDVLVSDMTDPDWEPVMKRASAIVTNRGGRTCHAAIIARELGIPAVVGCGNATALLKDGQGVTVSCAEGDTGFIFEGELNFDIRTNSIDAMPALPFKIMMNVGNPDRAFDFAQLPNEGIGLARLEFIINRMIGVHPKALLNFDSLPNDIKDSVEKRIAGYASPVDFYVDKLVEGVSTLAAAFWPKKVIVRLSDFKSNEYANLIGGKLYEPTEENPMLGFRGASRYISESFRDCFELECRAMKRVRDVMGLTNVELMVPFVRTTNEAAQVVSLLEEYGLKRGENGLRLIMMCELPSNALLADEFLEHFDGFSIGSNDMTQLTLGLDRDSGVIAHLFDERDPAVKKLLSMAIQACNKAGKYIGICGQGPSDHPDLARWLMEQGIESVSLNPDSVLDTWLFLSEDN, encoded by the coding sequence TTGGTTGAGTACGTAGTTTCCCTCGATAAGCTCGGTAATCATGATGTTGAGCGTGTAGGGGGCAAAAACGCCTCCCTAGGCGAGATGATCAGCAACCTTGCAGGCGCTGGTGTGTCAGTGCCAGGTGGTTTTGCTACCACTGCGCAAGCATACCGTGATTTTATTGACACTAATAATCTTGACGCCCGTATCCATGACTTACTGGATACCTTAGATATTGATGATGTTAACGCGCTCGCTAAAGCCGGCACGCAAATTCGTCAATGGATCTTAGACAGCGACTTCCCTGCACAACTGGACAGCGATATTCGTAGCGCCTTTGCCGAAATGGCCAATGGCAATGACAATATGGCGGTTGCCGTGCGTTCCTCTGCGACTGCAGAAGATTTGCCCGACGCTTCTTTTGCCGGTCAACAAGAAACTTTTTTGAATATTCGTGGTGTTGATAACGTTATTCATGCCGCTAAAGAAGTGTTTGCTTCCCTGTTTAATGACCGTGCTATTTCTTACCGCGTGCACCAAGGTTTTGACCATCGCGATGTAGCTTTATCGGTTGGTGTGCAGCGCATGGTACGCTCAGAAACGGCAACAGCTGGAGTCATGTTCAGCTTAGATACTGAATCAGGTTTCCGTGATGTGGTCTTTATCACTGGTGCCTATGGCCTCGGTGAAACGGTTGTGCAAGGGGCAGTTAACCCTGATGAATTCTATGTACACAAACAAACACTGGCTGCCGGCCGCCCCGCAGTATTACGCCGTAACTTAGGCAGTAAAGCGCTGAAAATGGTATACGGCAGCGATGCTAGCGCTGGTAAGTCGATCAACACTATTGATGTTGATCCGGCTGAGCGTATGCGCTTCTGCCTGACTGATGCAGAGGTCACCAACCTCGCACAGCAAGCAGTGATCATCGAACAGCACTATGGCTGTCCGATGGATATTGAATGGGCCAAAGACGGTGACGATGGCAAGCTCTATATCGTTCAAGCACGTCCAGAAACCGTTAAAAGCCGCAGCAACCTTAACGTTATGGAGCGCTACCTGCTTAAAGAGCAAAGCACTGTTCTGGTCGAAGGTCGCGCAATTGGCCAGCGTATTGGCTCTGGTCCTGTGCGTATCATCCGTGATGTTTCAGAAATGGATAAAGTGCAACCAGGCGACGTTTTAGTCTCTGACATGACCGACCCTGATTGGGAGCCGGTGATGAAACGCGCCAGTGCAATTGTCACCAACCGTGGTGGTCGTACTTGTCACGCGGCTATTATTGCACGCGAACTGGGTATTCCTGCTGTGGTAGGTTGCGGCAATGCCACCGCTTTACTCAAAGACGGCCAGGGCGTTACTGTGTCCTGCGCTGAAGGTGATACAGGCTTTATTTTTGAAGGTGAATTGAATTTTGATATTCGCACCAACTCTATTGATGCCATGCCAGCCCTACCGTTCAAAATTATGATGAACGTGGGTAACCCTGACCGCGCCTTTGATTTTGCTCAGCTACCCAACGAAGGCATTGGCTTAGCGCGCCTTGAGTTTATTATCAACCGTATGATTGGCGTGCACCCTAAAGCGCTGCTCAACTTTGATAGCCTGCCAAATGATATTAAAGACAGTGTTGAAAAACGCATTGCCGGTTATGCCAGCCCTGTTGATTTCTATGTCGATAAGCTGGTTGAGGGCGTGAGCACCTTGGCCGCTGCATTCTGGCCGAAAAAAGTTATTGTGCGCTTGTCTGACTTTAAGTCCAATGAGTATGCCAACCTAATTGGCGGCAAACTCTACGAGCCGACTGAAGAAAACCCAATGCTGGGTTTCCGTGGTGCTTCGCGTTATATCAGCGAATCATTCCGCGACTGCTTTGAGCTCGAATGCCGAGCGATGAAGCGTGTACGTGATGTGATGGGCCTGACTAACGTCGAGCTGATGGTGCCGTTCGTGCGCACCACTAACGAAGCGGCACAGGTGGTCAGCCTACTCGAAGAGTACGGCCTTAAGCGTGGTGAAAATGGTTTACGTCTGATTATGATGTGCGAATTGCCATCCAATGCCCTGTTGGCCGATGAGTTCCTTGAGCATTTTGATGGTTTCTCGATTGGCTCCAACGACATGACGCAACTGACCTTAGGTCTTGATCGTGATTCAGGCGTTATTGCGCACCTGTTTGACGAGCGTGACCCTGCGGTTAAAAAACTGCTATCAATGGCCATCCAAGCCTGTAATAAAGCCGGTAAATACATCGGTATTTGTGGCCAAGGCCCTTCTGATCACCCTGATCTAGCACGCTGGCTGATGGAGCAAGGCATCGAAAGCGTATCGCTCAATCCAGACTCAGTACTGGATACTTGGTTGTTCCTCTCGGAAGACAACTAA